In the genome of Montipora foliosa isolate CH-2021 chromosome 3, ASM3666993v2, whole genome shotgun sequence, one region contains:
- the LOC137996915 gene encoding integrin alpha-1-like isoform X2, with protein sequence MHDFLGEKRMKFRLAVILCMVSSLQGSIGACENSWDIAVLLDRSTSMEEHGFETIKDYTIGMISKMNVGSDKARICVLSFSLNTTLVFDLKTYTSQEELQDTVSRIPYQQGATDIVRALNFAEATLSDETRGARVNVPKFFIVFSDGDFEPFSPYPNMDKINILAIGTAELPSYNSQALMKLVKDPNKDFFTTEDQSETVVNRIGELAKRSCTRLNLDKPYTTG encoded by the exons ATGCATGATTTTCTG GGCGAAAAAAGAATGAAGTTTAGATTAGCGGTGATTCTGTGCATGGTATCATCTCTCCAAGGCAGTATTG GAGCCTGCGAAAATTCGTGGGATATTGCAGTGCTATTAGATCGCTCAACAAGTATGGAAGAACACGGATTTGAGACAATCAAAGATTACACCATTGGGATGATAAGCAAAATGAATGTGGGAAGTGATAAAGCTCGCATTtgcgttctttctttctcctTGAACACAACATTAGTGTTCGACCTCAAGACTTACACTTCTCAAGAAGAACTTCAAGATACCGTTTCCAGAATTCCTTACCAGCAAGGGGCAACAG atattgtCAGGGCCTTGAACTTTGCAGAAGCAACACTGTCTGATGAGACGCGAGGAGCAAGAGTTAATGTGCCCAAGTTCTTTATTGTCTTCTCAGATGGTGATTTCGAGCCTTTCTCTCCG TATCCCAACATGGACAAAATAAATATTCTGGCGATTGGAACAGCAGAGCTGCCATCATACAATTCTCAAGCACTGATGAAACTTGTCAAGGATCCGAACAAAGACTTCTTCACCACGGAAGATCAATCTGAAACAGTAGTGAACCGCATTGGGGAACTGGCCAAGCGGAGCTGTACAAGATTGAATTTGGACAAACCATACACAACAGGCTAA
- the LOC137996915 gene encoding integrin alpha-1-like isoform X3 yields the protein MPYHGEKRMKFRLAVILCMVSSLQGSIGACENSWDIAVLLDRSTSMEEHGFETIKDYTIGMISKMNVGSDKARICVLSFSLNTTLVFDLKTYTSQEELQDTVSRIPYQQGATDIVRALNFAEATLSDETRGARVNVPKFFIVFSDGDFEPFSPYPNMDKINILAIGTAELPSYNSQALMKLVKDPNKDFFTTEDQSETVVNRIGELAKRSCTRLNLDKPYTTG from the exons GGCGAAAAAAGAATGAAGTTTAGATTAGCGGTGATTCTGTGCATGGTATCATCTCTCCAAGGCAGTATTG GAGCCTGCGAAAATTCGTGGGATATTGCAGTGCTATTAGATCGCTCAACAAGTATGGAAGAACACGGATTTGAGACAATCAAAGATTACACCATTGGGATGATAAGCAAAATGAATGTGGGAAGTGATAAAGCTCGCATTtgcgttctttctttctcctTGAACACAACATTAGTGTTCGACCTCAAGACTTACACTTCTCAAGAAGAACTTCAAGATACCGTTTCCAGAATTCCTTACCAGCAAGGGGCAACAG atattgtCAGGGCCTTGAACTTTGCAGAAGCAACACTGTCTGATGAGACGCGAGGAGCAAGAGTTAATGTGCCCAAGTTCTTTATTGTCTTCTCAGATGGTGATTTCGAGCCTTTCTCTCCG TATCCCAACATGGACAAAATAAATATTCTGGCGATTGGAACAGCAGAGCTGCCATCATACAATTCTCAAGCACTGATGAAACTTGTCAAGGATCCGAACAAAGACTTCTTCACCACGGAAGATCAATCTGAAACAGTAGTGAACCGCATTGGGGAACTGGCCAAGCGGAGCTGTACAAGATTGAATTTGGACAAACCATACACAACAGGCTAA
- the LOC137996915 gene encoding integrin alpha-1-like isoform X1, producing MYDFLGEKRMKFRLAVILCMVSSLQGSIGACENSWDIAVLLDRSTSMEEHGFETIKDYTIGMISKMNVGSDKARICVLSFSLNTTLVFDLKTYTSQEELQDTVSRIPYQQGATDIVRALNFAEATLSDETRGARVNVPKFFIVFSDGDFEPFSPYPNMDKINILAIGTAELPSYNSQALMKLVKDPNKDFFTTEDQSETVVNRIGELAKRSCTRLNLDKPYTTG from the exons GGCGAAAAAAGAATGAAGTTTAGATTAGCGGTGATTCTGTGCATGGTATCATCTCTCCAAGGCAGTATTG GAGCCTGCGAAAATTCGTGGGATATTGCAGTGCTATTAGATCGCTCAACAAGTATGGAAGAACACGGATTTGAGACAATCAAAGATTACACCATTGGGATGATAAGCAAAATGAATGTGGGAAGTGATAAAGCTCGCATTtgcgttctttctttctcctTGAACACAACATTAGTGTTCGACCTCAAGACTTACACTTCTCAAGAAGAACTTCAAGATACCGTTTCCAGAATTCCTTACCAGCAAGGGGCAACAG atattgtCAGGGCCTTGAACTTTGCAGAAGCAACACTGTCTGATGAGACGCGAGGAGCAAGAGTTAATGTGCCCAAGTTCTTTATTGTCTTCTCAGATGGTGATTTCGAGCCTTTCTCTCCG TATCCCAACATGGACAAAATAAATATTCTGGCGATTGGAACAGCAGAGCTGCCATCATACAATTCTCAAGCACTGATGAAACTTGTCAAGGATCCGAACAAAGACTTCTTCACCACGGAAGATCAATCTGAAACAGTAGTGAACCGCATTGGGGAACTGGCCAAGCGGAGCTGTACAAGATTGAATTTGGACAAACCATACACAACAGGCTAA
- the LOC137996915 gene encoding integrin alpha-1-like isoform X4, with protein MKFRLAVILCMVSSLQGSIGACENSWDIAVLLDRSTSMEEHGFETIKDYTIGMISKMNVGSDKARICVLSFSLNTTLVFDLKTYTSQEELQDTVSRIPYQQGATDIVRALNFAEATLSDETRGARVNVPKFFIVFSDGDFEPFSPYPNMDKINILAIGTAELPSYNSQALMKLVKDPNKDFFTTEDQSETVVNRIGELAKRSCTRLNLDKPYTTG; from the exons ATGAAGTTTAGATTAGCGGTGATTCTGTGCATGGTATCATCTCTCCAAGGCAGTATTG GAGCCTGCGAAAATTCGTGGGATATTGCAGTGCTATTAGATCGCTCAACAAGTATGGAAGAACACGGATTTGAGACAATCAAAGATTACACCATTGGGATGATAAGCAAAATGAATGTGGGAAGTGATAAAGCTCGCATTtgcgttctttctttctcctTGAACACAACATTAGTGTTCGACCTCAAGACTTACACTTCTCAAGAAGAACTTCAAGATACCGTTTCCAGAATTCCTTACCAGCAAGGGGCAACAG atattgtCAGGGCCTTGAACTTTGCAGAAGCAACACTGTCTGATGAGACGCGAGGAGCAAGAGTTAATGTGCCCAAGTTCTTTATTGTCTTCTCAGATGGTGATTTCGAGCCTTTCTCTCCG TATCCCAACATGGACAAAATAAATATTCTGGCGATTGGAACAGCAGAGCTGCCATCATACAATTCTCAAGCACTGATGAAACTTGTCAAGGATCCGAACAAAGACTTCTTCACCACGGAAGATCAATCTGAAACAGTAGTGAACCGCATTGGGGAACTGGCCAAGCGGAGCTGTACAAGATTGAATTTGGACAAACCATACACAACAGGCTAA
- the LOC137996914 gene encoding elongation factor Ts, mitochondrial-like has translation MASVACSRRCACLFGTRFVLSNFRISRGTFSEALVRSMSSNKQSAIKVDKSLLSQLRRETGFGFAKCKESLQLNSNDFKAAVAWLETEAEKQGWEKATKLQERAVSEGLVGVLVDGNNAAMVEVNCETDFVARNELFVELVSNVANAAILKRKKIVDQNQKINALGGEIEHLKEVIPEHKLQNEELENGIGETVRDAVTRTIGKLGENMKITKAVTMTTKVNNVIGGYVHGGFVTSSGGCSMGKFGGMVVLRPKRDEANETSMLSLANKLAQHVVGMNPKVIEAESAKEGDVSDVLLEQEYLLDESQTVKDLLNKEDVEVVDFVRYECGA, from the exons atggcgtctgTGGCTTGTTCCAGAAGGTGTGCTTGTTTGTTCGGGACGAGATTCGTTCTATCCAACTTTCGAATCAGTCGAG gTACATTTTCGGAGGCACTTGTTCGATCAATGAGTTCGAACAAGCAATCTGCCATCAAGGTAGACAAATCACTTCTCTCTCAGCTGCGAAGGGAAACAGGATTTGGTTTTGCTAAATGCAAGGAAAGTCTTCAGCTCAACAGCAATGATTTTAAAGCAGCGGTAGCATGGCTCGAGACAGAGGCTGAAAAGCAGGGTTGGGAGAAAGCTACTAAATTGCAAGAAAGGGCTGTATCAGAAGGACTTGTGGGTGTCTTGGTGGATGGTAACAATGCTGCCATGGTGGAG GTTAACTGTGAAACAGATTTTGTGGCCAGAAATGAACTCTTTGTGGAGCTAGTATCCAATGTAGCCAATGCAGCAATTCTCAAACGAAAGAAGATTGTTGACCAGaaccaaaaaattaatgctCTTGGTGGGGAGATTGAACACCTGAAGGAAGTTATACCAGAACATAAATTGCAGAACGAAGAACTTGAAAATGGCATTGGGGAGACTGTAAGAGATGCAGTCACAAGAACAATAGGTAAATTGGGAGAAAATATGAAGATAACAAAGGCCGTTACCATGACAACCAAAGTAAACAATGTGATTGGCGGCTATGTTCATGGTGGGTTTGTTACATCATCTGGCGGGTGTTCAATGGGAAAGTTTGGCGGGATGGTCGTTTTACGACCAAAGAGAGATGAAGCTAATGAAACTTCAATGTTGAGTTTGGCAAACAAATTGGCTCAGCATGTCGTGGGAATGAACCCCAAGGTTATCGAAGCAGAGTCTGCGAAGGAAGGGGATGTTAGCGATGTACTTTTAGAGCAGGAGTATTTGCTTGATGAAAGCCAGACTGTAAAGGATTTGTTGAACAAAGAGGACGTTGAGGTTGTTGATTTCGTGAGGTACGAATGTGGTGCCTGA